From a single Cupriavidus taiwanensis LMG 19424 genomic region:
- a CDS encoding ATP-binding cassette domain-containing protein gives MTPSVAASHGPLLTVRGLARSIGLRRLFAIDRLVIPRATAIVMTGMNGAGKTTLLRMLAGLEPAPGAVAQWTDAQGHDHSALLTPLPPELRRRIAYLHQHPYLFRTSVRENIAYGLRARGLPRHEIDLRVGEALGWAGVSHLQDTAPEYLSGGEIQRVALARAKVLEPELLLLDEPTSSLDGHAREQVIALVGDLAAEGRTVVMICHDRELINLPGVVRWKLGDGVLDTHHP, from the coding sequence ATGACACCGTCCGTTGCCGCCAGCCATGGCCCGCTGCTGACCGTGCGCGGGCTGGCGCGCAGCATCGGCCTGCGCAGGCTGTTTGCGATCGACAGGCTGGTGATCCCGCGCGCCACCGCGATCGTGATGACCGGCATGAACGGCGCCGGCAAGACCACGCTGCTGCGCATGCTGGCCGGGCTGGAGCCCGCGCCCGGCGCGGTCGCGCAGTGGACCGATGCGCAGGGCCACGACCACAGCGCACTGCTGACGCCGCTGCCGCCCGAGCTGCGCCGGCGCATTGCCTATCTGCACCAGCATCCCTATCTGTTCCGCACCTCGGTGCGCGAGAACATCGCCTACGGCCTGCGCGCGCGCGGCCTGCCGCGCCATGAGATCGACCTTCGCGTGGGCGAGGCGCTGGGCTGGGCCGGGGTCTCGCACCTGCAGGACACCGCGCCCGAATACCTGTCCGGCGGCGAGATCCAGCGCGTGGCGCTGGCGCGCGCGAAGGTGCTGGAACCGGAGTTGCTGCTGCTCGACGAACCGACCTCCAGCCTGGACGGCCACGCGCGCGAGCAGGTGATCGCGCTGGTCGGCGACCTCGCCGCCGAAGGCCGCACCGTGGTGATGATCTGCCACGACCGCGAGCTGATCAACCTGCCGGGCGTGGTGCGCTGGAAACTCGGCGACGGCGTGCTCGACACCCACCACCCCTAG
- the pabB gene encoding aminodeoxychorismate synthase component I, producing the protein MVASIQRPPSPPAPLPQAGEGGTQAGGVDAYVLLDDATAPAGQAASRLYTGFVREDLLPPGSDIARLDAMLAEGWRQGWHATLFAPYEFGGALVGAPVHTGNAMPFHDGALRLLWFRELQRLDAAAVGAWLQAEADPQPAGLMHIASDTSRAAFDDAIARIHQWIEAGDTYQVNYTQRLRCDAFGDPVALYAALRAAQPVPYGVLARLPGDAMVLSLSPELFVRHDGEGHLLTRPMKGTAPRAGDPARDAQAAAALAADAKNRAENVMIVDLLRNDLGRIAQPGSVAVPERFAVQPFGAVLQMTSTVTATARPGTSLGALMAALFPCGSITGAPKRRTMQIIAQLERAPRGLYTGAIGWIDAPSGAMAGPFALSVAIRTLVLAPRAASGLRAGEMGVGGGIVHDSVAAEEFAECGWKARFLTRHDPGFTLFETLRVQDGACPQLPRHLARIGASAQAFGFAFDADAACEAVAAEAARLGAGTWRLRLSVDKSGTLALASGTLAPLPAGPVGVDIAPDPLPLADPLRRHKTSARAVFDAGWQAAERAGGFDRLFFNTRGELLEGGRSSVFVRIDGRWLTPPLSADILPGVMRAVVLEAGGAALGTPGEQVEEAVVTRAMLARAEAIVLVNALRGVMPARLQA; encoded by the coding sequence GTGGTAGCAAGCATCCAGCGCCCCCCCTCTCCCCCAGCCCCTCTCCCGCAAGCGGGAGAGGGGGGCACGCAAGCGGGCGGCGTTGACGCCTACGTCCTGCTCGACGACGCCACGGCACCCGCCGGGCAAGCCGCATCCCGTCTCTACACCGGCTTCGTCCGAGAAGACCTGCTGCCGCCCGGCAGCGACATCGCCCGGCTCGACGCCATGCTTGCCGAAGGCTGGCGCCAGGGCTGGCACGCGACCCTGTTCGCGCCGTATGAATTCGGCGGTGCGCTGGTCGGTGCCCCGGTGCATACCGGCAACGCCATGCCGTTCCACGACGGCGCGCTGCGCCTGCTGTGGTTCCGGGAGCTGCAACGGCTCGATGCCGCGGCGGTGGGGGCGTGGCTGCAAGCCGAGGCGGACCCGCAGCCAGCGGGCCTGATGCATATCGCTTCCGATACGTCCCGCGCGGCCTTCGATGATGCGATTGCCCGCATCCACCAGTGGATCGAAGCCGGCGACACCTACCAGGTCAACTACACCCAGCGCCTGCGCTGCGATGCCTTCGGCGATCCGGTGGCGCTGTACGCGGCGCTGCGTGCCGCGCAGCCGGTGCCTTACGGCGTGCTGGCGCGGCTTCCGGGTGACGCCATGGTGCTGTCGCTGTCGCCTGAGCTGTTCGTGCGCCACGACGGCGAGGGCCATCTGCTGACGCGGCCGATGAAAGGCACCGCGCCGCGCGCCGGCGATCCCGCGCGCGATGCGCAGGCGGCCGCCGCGCTGGCTGCCGACGCCAAGAACCGGGCCGAGAACGTGATGATCGTCGACCTGCTGCGCAACGACCTGGGCCGCATCGCGCAGCCGGGCAGCGTGGCGGTGCCGGAGCGCTTTGCGGTGCAGCCGTTCGGCGCGGTGCTGCAGATGACTTCCACCGTGACCGCGACGGCGCGGCCCGGCACCAGCCTCGGTGCGCTGATGGCGGCGCTGTTCCCCTGCGGCTCGATCACCGGCGCGCCCAAGCGGCGGACCATGCAGATCATTGCGCAGCTGGAGCGCGCGCCGCGCGGGCTCTACACCGGCGCGATCGGCTGGATCGACGCGCCGTCCGGGGCCATGGCCGGACCGTTCGCGCTGTCGGTAGCGATCCGCACGCTGGTGCTGGCGCCGCGCGCCGCCAGCGGCTTGCGCGCGGGCGAGATGGGCGTGGGTGGCGGCATCGTCCATGACAGCGTGGCGGCGGAGGAATTCGCCGAATGCGGCTGGAAGGCCCGCTTCCTGACCCGCCACGATCCCGGCTTCACGCTGTTCGAGACCTTGCGCGTGCAGGACGGGGCCTGTCCGCAGTTGCCGCGCCACCTGGCGCGCATCGGCGCCTCGGCGCAGGCGTTCGGCTTTGCCTTCGATGCTGACGCCGCGTGCGAAGCCGTGGCCGCGGAGGCCGCCCGACTGGGGGCCGGCACCTGGCGCCTGCGCCTCAGCGTGGACAAGTCCGGCACGCTGGCGTTGGCCAGCGGCACGCTGGCGCCGTTGCCCGCGGGACCGGTTGGTGTCGACATCGCGCCGGACCCGCTGCCGCTTGCCGACCCGCTGCGCCGCCACAAGACCAGTGCGCGCGCGGTCTTCGATGCCGGCTGGCAGGCGGCCGAGCGCGCCGGCGGCTTCGACCGGCTGTTCTTCAACACCCGCGGCGAACTGCTCGAGGGCGGGCGCAGCTCCGTGTTCGTGCGCATCGATGGCCGCTGGCTGACCCCGCCGCTGTCGGCCGATATCCTGCCAGGCGTGATGCGGGCGGTGGTGCTGGAAGCGGGCGGCGCGGCGCTGGGCACGCCGGGCGAGCAGGTCGAAGAAGCCGTAGTCACGCGCGCGATGCTGGCGCGCGCCGAGGCCATCGTGCTGGTCAACGCCCTGCGCGGCGTGATGCCGGCCAGGTTGCAGGCCTGA
- the dnaJ gene encoding molecular chaperone DnaJ, with product MAKRDYYEVLGVGKNASDDEIKKAYRKLAMKFHPDRNPDSKDAEEKFKEAKEAYEMLSDPEKKAAYDQYGHAGVDPNMAGGFGGAQGYGGFAEAFGDIFGDIFGQGGGGRRGGGPQAYRGADLRYSMEISLEQAAHGHEAQIRVPHWDDCDHCHGNGAEPGSSVETCPTCHGAGQVRVSQGFFTMQQTCPKCHGSGKFIPKPCTKCHGQGKLKSQKTLEVKIPAGIDEGMRIRSSGNGEPGINGGPPGDLYVEVHIKPHAVFERDGDDLHCQMPISFATAALGGDLEVPTLSGKATFPVPEATQSGKTFRLRGKGIKGVRSGYPGDLYVHVNVETPVKLTEAQKEMLRQFDRSVHEGGSRHSPQETSWLDKVKSFFS from the coding sequence ATGGCAAAACGTGACTACTACGAAGTGCTCGGGGTAGGCAAGAACGCGAGCGACGACGAGATCAAGAAGGCCTATCGCAAGCTCGCGATGAAATTCCATCCGGACCGCAATCCGGACAGCAAGGACGCCGAGGAAAAATTCAAGGAGGCCAAGGAGGCCTACGAGATGCTTTCCGACCCGGAGAAGAAGGCCGCGTATGACCAGTACGGCCATGCCGGCGTGGACCCGAACATGGCGGGCGGCTTCGGCGGCGCGCAGGGCTACGGCGGCTTCGCCGAGGCCTTTGGCGACATCTTCGGCGATATCTTCGGCCAGGGCGGCGGCGGCCGCCGCGGCGGGGGCCCGCAGGCCTACCGCGGCGCCGACCTGCGCTACAGCATGGAGATCTCGCTGGAGCAGGCCGCGCACGGCCACGAGGCCCAGATCCGCGTGCCCCACTGGGACGACTGCGACCACTGCCACGGCAATGGCGCCGAGCCCGGCTCCAGCGTCGAAACCTGCCCGACCTGCCACGGCGCGGGCCAGGTGCGCGTGTCGCAGGGCTTCTTCACCATGCAGCAGACCTGCCCGAAGTGCCACGGCAGCGGCAAGTTCATCCCCAAGCCCTGCACCAAGTGCCACGGGCAGGGCAAGCTGAAGTCGCAGAAGACGCTGGAAGTGAAGATCCCGGCCGGCATCGACGAAGGCATGCGCATCCGTTCGTCCGGCAACGGCGAGCCGGGCATCAACGGCGGCCCGCCGGGCGACCTATACGTGGAAGTCCACATCAAGCCGCACGCGGTGTTCGAGCGCGACGGCGACGACCTGCACTGCCAGATGCCGATCTCGTTCGCCACCGCGGCGCTGGGCGGCGACCTCGAAGTGCCTACGCTGAGCGGCAAGGCCACCTTCCCCGTGCCCGAGGCGACCCAGTCCGGCAAGACCTTCCGGCTGCGCGGCAAGGGCATCAAGGGCGTGCGCTCCGGCTATCCGGGCGACCTGTACGTGCATGTGAACGTGGAGACGCCGGTCAAGCTGACCGAGGCGCAGAAGGAAATGCTGCGCCAGTTCGACCGCTCGGTGCACGAGGGCGGCTCGCGCCACAGCCCGCAGGAGACCTCCTGGCTGGACAAGGTGAAGAGCTTCTTCAGCTGA
- the dnaK gene encoding molecular chaperone DnaK — translation MGKIIGIDLGTTNSCVAILEGNTPKVIENSEGARTTPSIIAYMEDGEILVGAPAKRQAVTNPRNTLYAVKRLIGRKFEEKEVQKDIGLMPYSIVKADNGDAWVSVRDQKLAPPQVSAEVLRKMKKTAEDYLGEPVTEAVITVPAYFNDSQRQATKDAGRIAGLDVKRIINEPTAAALAFGLDKNEKGDRKIAVYDLGGGTFDISIIEIADVDGEKQFEVLSTNGDTFLGGEDFDQRIIDYIIGEFKKDQGVDLSKDVLALQRLKEAAEKAKIELSSSQQTEINLPYITADASGPKHLNLKMTRAKLESLVEELITRTIEPCRTAIKDAGVKVSDIDDVILVGGMTRMPKVQEQVKEFFGKEARKDVNPDEAVAVGAAIQGSVLSGDRKDVLLLDVTPLSLGIETLGGVMTKMITKNTTIPTKHAQVFSTADDNQPAVTIKVYQGEREMATGNKLLGEFNLEGIPPAPRGTPQIEVSFDIDANGILHVGAKDKATGKENRITIKANSGLSEDEIQRMVKDAEANAEEDKKARELADARNQADALIHSTRKAVTEYGDKLEAGEKEKIEAAIKELEDAARGGDKTEIDAKVNALSEASQKLGEKVYADMQAKAGEQGAAGAAGAGAQQQAQPQDDNVVDAEFKEVNDKK, via the coding sequence ATGGGTAAGATCATCGGTATCGACCTCGGTACCACCAACAGCTGCGTCGCGATCCTGGAAGGCAACACGCCCAAGGTTATCGAGAATTCGGAGGGTGCCCGCACCACCCCGTCGATCATCGCCTACATGGAAGACGGCGAGATCCTGGTCGGCGCGCCGGCCAAGCGCCAGGCCGTGACCAATCCGCGTAACACGCTGTACGCGGTCAAGCGCCTGATCGGCCGCAAGTTCGAAGAGAAGGAAGTCCAGAAGGACATCGGCCTGATGCCGTATTCCATCGTCAAGGCCGACAACGGCGACGCATGGGTGTCGGTGCGCGACCAGAAGCTGGCGCCGCCGCAGGTGTCGGCCGAAGTGCTGCGCAAGATGAAGAAGACGGCCGAGGACTACCTCGGCGAGCCGGTGACCGAAGCCGTGATCACCGTGCCGGCCTACTTCAACGACTCGCAGCGCCAGGCGACCAAGGACGCCGGCCGCATCGCCGGACTGGACGTCAAGCGCATCATCAACGAGCCGACCGCGGCCGCGCTGGCCTTCGGCCTGGACAAGAACGAGAAGGGCGACCGCAAGATCGCCGTGTATGACCTCGGCGGCGGCACCTTCGACATCTCGATCATCGAGATCGCCGACGTGGACGGCGAGAAGCAGTTCGAAGTGCTGTCGACCAATGGCGATACGTTCCTGGGCGGCGAAGATTTCGACCAGCGCATCATCGACTACATCATCGGCGAGTTCAAGAAGGACCAGGGCGTCGACCTGTCCAAGGACGTGCTCGCGCTGCAGCGCCTGAAGGAAGCCGCTGAAAAGGCCAAGATCGAACTGTCCAGCTCGCAGCAGACCGAGATCAACCTGCCGTACATCACGGCCGATGCCTCGGGTCCGAAGCACCTGAACCTGAAGATGACCCGCGCCAAGCTCGAATCGCTGGTCGAAGAGCTAATCACGCGCACCATCGAGCCGTGCCGCACCGCGATCAAGGACGCCGGCGTCAAGGTCAGCGACATCGACGACGTGATCCTGGTCGGCGGCATGACCCGCATGCCGAAGGTGCAGGAGCAGGTCAAGGAGTTCTTCGGCAAGGAAGCGCGCAAGGACGTGAACCCGGACGAAGCCGTGGCCGTCGGCGCCGCGATCCAGGGTTCGGTGCTGTCGGGCGACCGCAAGGACGTGCTGCTGCTGGACGTGACGCCGCTGTCTCTGGGCATCGAGACCCTGGGTGGCGTGATGACCAAGATGATCACCAAGAACACCACCATCCCGACCAAGCATGCGCAGGTGTTCTCGACCGCCGACGACAACCAGCCGGCCGTGACCATCAAGGTCTACCAGGGCGAGCGTGAAATGGCCACCGGCAACAAGCTGCTGGGCGAGTTCAACCTGGAAGGCATCCCGCCCGCACCGCGTGGCACGCCGCAGATCGAAGTGTCGTTCGACATCGACGCCAACGGCATCCTGCACGTGGGCGCCAAGGACAAGGCGACCGGCAAGGAAAACCGGATCACCATCAAGGCGAACTCGGGCCTGTCGGAAGACGAGATCCAGCGCATGGTCAAGGACGCCGAGGCCAACGCCGAGGAAGACAAGAAGGCCCGCGAGCTGGCTGACGCCCGCAACCAGGCCGATGCGCTGATCCACTCGACCAGGAAGGCGGTCACCGAATACGGCGACAAGCTGGAAGCCGGCGAGAAGGAAAAGATCGAAGCCGCGATCAAGGAACTGGAAGACGCCGCCCGCGGCGGCGACAAGACCGAGATCGATGCCAAGGTCAACGCCCTGTCGGAAGCCAGCCAGAAGCTGGGCGAGAAGGTCTACGCCGACATGCAGGCCAAGGCCGGCGAGCAGGGCGCGGCAGGCGCGGCAGGTGCCGGCGCGCAGCAGCAGGCCCAGCCGCAGGACGACAACGTTGTGGACGCCGAATTCAAGGAAGTCAACGACAAGAAGTAA
- a CDS encoding cob(I)yrinic acid a,c-diamide adenosyltransferase, with protein sequence MGNRLSKIATRTGDAGTTGLGDGSRTGKDSLRIAAIGDVDELNCHVGVLLTEDLPADVRAALLHIQHDLFDLGGELSIPGYTLLKPGQVAQLDTWLADYNANLPRLAEFILPGGSRAAAQAHVCRTVCRRAERALVALGAAEALNEAPRQYLNRLSDLMFVLARVLNRAAGGSDVLWQRDRDAS encoded by the coding sequence ATGGGCAACCGCCTGTCGAAGATCGCCACCCGCACCGGCGACGCCGGCACCACCGGCCTGGGCGACGGCAGCCGCACCGGCAAGGACAGCCTGCGCATCGCCGCGATCGGCGACGTCGACGAACTGAACTGCCACGTCGGCGTGCTGCTGACCGAAGACCTGCCCGCCGACGTGCGCGCCGCGCTGCTGCATATCCAGCACGACCTGTTCGACCTGGGCGGGGAGCTCTCCATCCCGGGCTACACGCTGCTCAAGCCCGGGCAGGTGGCGCAGCTCGACACCTGGCTGGCCGACTACAACGCCAACCTGCCGCGGCTGGCCGAATTCATCCTGCCCGGCGGCAGCCGTGCCGCGGCGCAGGCGCATGTGTGCCGCACCGTGTGCCGGCGCGCCGAGCGCGCACTGGTGGCGCTGGGCGCGGCCGAGGCGCTGAACGAGGCGCCGCGCCAGTACCTGAACCGGCTCTCGGACCTGATGTTCGTGCTGGCCCGGGTGCTGAACCGGGCGGCCGGCGGCTCGGACGTGCTGTGGCAGCGCGATCGCGATGCGTCGTAA
- a CDS encoding FAD-binding oxidoreductase encodes MNHPTPPASLARRPLPPALSDALAARFGERFTTSAGVREHHGRDESPFPPALPDAVVFAHSTEEVAEVARLCNQHRVPLIPYGAGSSLEGHLLAVAGGISLDLSQMNRVLAVQPEDLTVTVQPGVTRKQLNQEIKDTGLFFPIDPGADASLGGMCATRASGTNAVRYGTMRENVLALTVVTADGRVIRTGTQARKSSAGYDLTRLFIGSEGTLGIITEVTVRLYPQPEAISAAVCAFPSMGSAVQAVIQTIQLGVPVARVEFVDALAIRAINRHDNLTLPETPHLFFEFHGTEAGVREQAETVQQITAEHGGQGFEWATRPEDRSRLWNARHTAYFAMLQLKPGCKSVTTDVCVPISRLADCVTETEKDLNASALPCPIVGHVGDGNFHVAILVDPAKPAEMAEAEAINQRIVERALAMGGTCTGEHGVGLHKQRFLVAEHGEDALDLMRAIKDALDPNHILNPGKIFSAARAGTQ; translated from the coding sequence ATGAACCACCCCACGCCGCCCGCCTCCCTCGCCCGCCGTCCGCTGCCGCCGGCCCTGTCCGACGCCCTCGCGGCACGCTTCGGCGAGCGCTTCACCACCTCCGCCGGCGTGCGCGAGCACCATGGCCGCGACGAGTCGCCGTTCCCGCCGGCGCTGCCGGATGCGGTGGTCTTCGCCCACAGCACCGAGGAAGTGGCCGAGGTGGCGCGCCTGTGCAACCAGCACCGCGTGCCGCTGATTCCGTACGGCGCGGGCTCGTCGCTCGAGGGCCACCTGCTGGCCGTGGCCGGCGGCATCAGCCTGGACCTGTCGCAGATGAACCGGGTGCTGGCGGTGCAGCCCGAGGACCTGACCGTGACGGTGCAGCCCGGCGTCACGCGCAAGCAGCTGAACCAGGAGATCAAGGACACCGGCCTGTTCTTCCCGATCGACCCGGGCGCCGACGCGTCGCTGGGCGGCATGTGCGCCACGCGCGCGTCGGGGACCAACGCGGTGCGCTACGGCACCATGCGCGAGAACGTGCTGGCGCTGACGGTGGTGACCGCCGACGGCCGCGTGATCCGCACCGGCACGCAGGCGCGCAAGTCGTCGGCGGGCTATGACCTGACCCGGCTCTTCATCGGCAGCGAAGGCACGCTGGGCATCATCACCGAGGTGACGGTGCGGCTCTACCCGCAGCCCGAGGCGATCTCCGCCGCGGTGTGCGCCTTCCCCAGCATGGGCAGCGCGGTGCAGGCCGTGATCCAGACGATCCAGCTGGGCGTGCCGGTGGCGCGCGTGGAATTCGTCGATGCGCTGGCGATCCGCGCCATCAACCGCCACGACAACCTGACCCTGCCCGAGACCCCGCACCTGTTCTTCGAATTCCACGGCACCGAGGCCGGCGTGCGCGAGCAGGCCGAGACCGTGCAGCAGATCACCGCCGAGCACGGCGGCCAGGGCTTCGAGTGGGCCACGCGTCCGGAAGACCGCAGCCGCCTGTGGAACGCGCGCCATACCGCCTACTTTGCGATGCTGCAGCTCAAGCCGGGCTGCAAGTCGGTCACCACCGACGTTTGCGTCCCGATCTCGCGGCTGGCCGACTGCGTCACCGAGACCGAGAAGGACCTGAACGCCTCGGCGCTGCCCTGCCCCATCGTCGGCCATGTCGGCGACGGCAACTTCCACGTGGCGATCCTGGTCGACCCGGCCAAGCCCGCGGAAATGGCCGAGGCCGAGGCCATCAACCAGCGCATCGTCGAACGCGCGCTGGCGATGGGCGGCACCTGCACCGGCGAGCACGGCGTGGGGCTGCACAAGCAGCGCTTCCTGGTGGCGGAGCACGGCGAGGACGCGCTGGACCTGATGCGCGCGATCAAGGATGCGCTCGACCCCAACCACATCCTGAACCCCGGCAAGATCTTCAGCGCCGCGCGCGCCGGCACGCAGTAA
- a CDS encoding LysR substrate-binding domain-containing protein, with amino-acid sequence MASMFNRVPPLHLLIAFEAAARLGSFARAAEELSVTPSAVSHRIKNLEELWGEDLFVRANAALRLTAAGTRYLRNVQDALKSLNELARPEYNKLRTRLRVAIPPTFGRQHLVPRLPEFGALYPHIDLELHLAIPFLDVKAEDTDVEIRYGTGRYPDLKTTKLLVEPVFPACGREYYERVNGRAITKPEHLHGLVLLRSPLEPWKPWFETAGLDWPEPQTGPQFNDIGLMLEAIASNQGVALVRQRMARHWLSLGQMVRLLDVESVSPHGYYIVEREQAPLKPEARYFVDWLLSLDW; translated from the coding sequence ATGGCCTCCATGTTCAACCGCGTGCCGCCACTGCACCTGCTGATCGCCTTCGAGGCGGCGGCGCGCCTGGGCAGCTTCGCGCGCGCGGCCGAGGAGCTGTCGGTGACGCCCAGCGCGGTCTCGCACCGCATCAAGAACCTCGAGGAGCTGTGGGGCGAAGACCTGTTCGTGCGTGCCAACGCCGCGCTGCGGCTGACCGCGGCCGGCACGCGCTATCTGCGCAACGTGCAGGACGCGCTCAAGTCGCTCAACGAGCTGGCGCGGCCCGAGTACAACAAGTTGCGCACGCGGCTGCGGGTGGCGATCCCGCCCACCTTCGGGCGCCAGCACCTGGTGCCGCGCCTGCCCGAGTTCGGTGCGCTGTATCCGCATATCGACCTCGAGCTGCACCTGGCGATCCCGTTCCTCGACGTCAAGGCCGAGGACACCGATGTCGAAATTCGCTATGGCACCGGCCGCTATCCCGACCTGAAGACCACCAAGCTGCTGGTGGAACCGGTGTTCCCGGCGTGCGGGCGCGAGTACTACGAGCGCGTCAACGGCCGCGCCATCACCAAACCCGAGCACCTGCACGGCCTGGTGCTGCTGCGCAGCCCGCTGGAGCCGTGGAAGCCGTGGTTCGAGACTGCCGGACTGGACTGGCCCGAGCCGCAGACCGGCCCCCAGTTCAACGACATCGGCCTGATGCTGGAGGCGATCGCCTCCAACCAGGGCGTGGCGCTGGTGCGCCAGCGCATGGCGCGGCACTGGCTGTCGCTGGGGCAGATGGTGCGGCTGCTCGATGTGGAATCGGTATCGCCGCACGGCTACTACATCGTCGAGCGCGAACAGGCGCCGCTCAAGCCCGAGGCGCGCTATTTCGTTGACTGGCTGCTGAGCCTGGACTGGTAG
- a CDS encoding GNAT family N-acetyltransferase, whose protein sequence is MEIRLLTPDDAAAFHALRLQGLAEAPEAFAASLEEEQELAPEAVAQRLAPSADKAVFGAFETSPGGPGGIVLAGMVGVMREPRRKHWHKASIFGMYVAPAWRARQLGRALMLRALQQAGAMPGVRQVTLCVNAGSAGAVRLYESLGFERFGLEPEALYVAPHFHDKLDMVLRLPAAPAQPQR, encoded by the coding sequence ATGGAAATCCGCCTGCTGACCCCCGACGATGCCGCCGCGTTCCACGCACTGCGCCTGCAGGGACTGGCCGAGGCGCCGGAAGCCTTTGCCGCCAGCCTGGAAGAAGAACAGGAGCTGGCGCCGGAGGCGGTGGCGCAACGCCTTGCGCCGAGCGCGGACAAGGCCGTGTTCGGCGCCTTCGAGACCAGCCCGGGCGGCCCCGGCGGTATCGTGCTGGCCGGCATGGTCGGCGTGATGCGCGAGCCCCGGCGCAAGCACTGGCACAAGGCCTCGATCTTCGGCATGTACGTGGCGCCGGCCTGGCGCGCGCGCCAGCTCGGCCGGGCGTTGATGCTGCGCGCGCTGCAGCAGGCCGGCGCCATGCCGGGGGTGCGCCAGGTCACGCTGTGCGTCAATGCTGGCAGCGCGGGCGCGGTGCGGTTGTACGAATCGCTCGGGTTCGAACGCTTCGGGCTGGAGCCGGAAGCGTTGTACGTCGCGCCGCACTTCCACGACAAGCTGGACATGGTGCTGCGGCTGCCGGCCGCCCCGGCGCAGCCGCAACGCTGA
- a CDS encoding FAD-linked oxidase C-terminal domain-containing protein has product MNAPHEAKTLAAADDAQAAAGSRRDALLAGLAQILPDAAVLWKPEDTVPYECDGLAAYRQVPMAVALPDTEEQVCAILRLCHQLGVPVVPRGAGTSLSGGAMPIAEGLVLSLAKFKRILSVDPYSRTAVVQPGVRNLAISDAAAPHNLYYAPDPSSQIACTIGGNVSENSGGVHCLKYGLTVHNVLRVRAVTMSGEVVVFGSEAPDAPGLDLLAVLIGSEGMLAVVTEVTVRLIPKPQLAQVIMACFDDVEKGGNAVADVIAAGIIPAGLEMMDKPATAAVEQFVHAGYDLDAAAILLCESDGTPEEVAEEIERMSAVLTASGCTRIVVSQNEAERLRFWSGRKNAFPAAGRISPDYYCMDGTIPRKHIGTLLKRIEAMEAKYGLRCINVFHAGDGNMHPLVLFDGGDQDEWHRAELFGADILETCVELGGTVTGEHGVGVEKLNSMCVQFSTAERDAFFGVKAAFDPARLLNPDKAIPTLARCAEYGKMHVKKGLLPHPELPRF; this is encoded by the coding sequence ATGAATGCCCCGCACGAAGCCAAAACCCTCGCCGCCGCCGATGATGCCCAGGCCGCGGCCGGCAGCCGCCGCGACGCACTGCTGGCCGGCCTGGCGCAGATCCTGCCCGACGCCGCGGTGCTGTGGAAGCCGGAAGACACCGTGCCCTATGAGTGCGACGGCCTGGCCGCCTACCGGCAGGTGCCGATGGCGGTAGCGCTGCCCGACACCGAGGAGCAGGTCTGCGCCATCCTGCGGCTGTGCCATCAGCTGGGCGTGCCGGTCGTGCCCCGCGGCGCCGGCACCAGCCTGTCGGGTGGCGCCATGCCGATCGCCGAGGGCCTGGTGCTGTCGCTGGCCAAGTTCAAGCGCATCCTCTCGGTCGATCCGTATTCGCGCACCGCGGTGGTCCAGCCGGGCGTGCGCAACCTGGCCATCTCCGACGCGGCCGCGCCGCACAACCTGTACTACGCGCCCGACCCCTCGTCGCAGATCGCCTGCACCATCGGCGGCAATGTCAGCGAGAACTCCGGCGGCGTGCACTGCCTGAAGTACGGCCTGACCGTGCACAACGTGCTGCGCGTGCGCGCGGTGACGATGTCGGGCGAGGTGGTGGTGTTCGGCTCCGAGGCTCCCGACGCGCCCGGGCTGGACCTGCTGGCCGTGCTGATCGGCTCCGAGGGCATGCTGGCCGTGGTCACCGAGGTCACCGTGCGCCTGATCCCCAAGCCGCAGCTGGCGCAGGTGATCATGGCCTGCTTCGACGATGTCGAGAAGGGCGGCAACGCGGTCGCCGACGTGATCGCCGCGGGCATCATCCCGGCCGGGCTCGAGATGATGGACAAGCCCGCCACCGCCGCGGTCGAGCAGTTCGTGCATGCGGGCTATGACCTCGATGCCGCCGCCATCCTGCTGTGCGAGTCCGACGGCACCCCCGAGGAAGTGGCCGAGGAGATCGAACGCATGAGCGCTGTGCTGACGGCATCGGGCTGCACCCGCATCGTGGTCTCGCAGAACGAGGCCGAGCGGCTGCGCTTCTGGAGCGGCCGCAAGAACGCCTTCCCGGCGGCGGGCCGGATCTCGCCCGACTATTACTGCATGGACGGCACCATCCCGCGCAAGCATATCGGCACGCTGCTCAAGCGCATCGAGGCCATGGAAGCGAAGTACGGCCTGCGCTGCATCAACGTGTTCCATGCCGGCGACGGCAACATGCATCCGCTGGTGCTGTTCGACGGCGGCGACCAGGACGAATGGCACCGCGCCGAGCTGTTCGGCGCCGACATCCTGGAAACCTGCGTCGAGCTGGGCGGCACCGTCACCGGCGAGCACGGCGTGGGCGTGGAAAAGCTCAACTCCATGTGCGTGCAGTTCTCGACCGCGGAGCGCGACGCCTTCTTCGGCGTCAAGGCCGCCTTCGACCCGGCGCGGCTGCTGAATCCGGACAAGGCCATCCCGACGCTGGCGCGCTGCGCCGAATACGGCAAGATGCACGTGAAGAAGGGCCTGCTGCCGCATCCCGAGCTGCCGCGCTTCTGA